From Mus musculus strain C57BL/6J chromosome 17, GRCm38.p6 C57BL/6J, the proteins below share one genomic window:
- the Olfr97 gene encoding olfactory receptor 97 produces MMNCSQAPGFILLGLSSNSEKWQPLFSIFLVLYLLGLLGNLLLLLAIGTDVHLHTPMYFFLSQLSLVDLCFITTTAPKMLETLWTGDGSISFSGCLTQLYFFAVFADMDNLLLAVMAIDRYAAICHPLLYPLLMTPCRCRVLVSGSWGVAHCVSLTHILLLSQLYFHTNQEIPHFFCDFGPLLLLSCSDAHLNESLMMALAGVLGISALLCIVSSYGCIFYAVAKVPSAQGKRKALATCSSHLSVVLLFYSTVFATYLKPPSSSRSSGEVVAAVMYTLVTPTLNPFIYSLRNKDVKSSLRRILNMVKSQD; encoded by the coding sequence ATGATGAACTGCAGTCAGGCTCCTGGCTTCATCCTGTTGGGACTGTCCAGTAACTCAGAGAAATGGCAACCCCTCTTTAGCATCTTCCTTGTTCTCTACTTGCTGGGCCTTTTAGGGAACCTGCTACTTTTGTTAGCTATTGGCACTGATGTCCACCTCCACACCCCCATGTATTTCTTCCTCAGTCAGCTCTCACTCGTGGATCTTTGCTTCATCACCACCACAGCCCCTAAAATGCTGGAGACTCTGTGGACTGGAGATGGATCCATCTCGTTCTCTGGATGCCTGACTCAGTTGTACTTCTTTGCTGTTTTTGCTGACATGGATAACCTGCTTCTAGCAGTCATGGCTATTGACCGCTATGCTGCTATCTGCCACCCACTGCTGTACCCACTTCTAATGACTCCTTGTAGATGTAGAGTTCTGGTCAGTGGGTCGTGGGGAGTAGCTCATTGTGTGTCTCTGACCCATATTTTGTTGCTCTCTCAGTTATATTTTCATACCAATCAAGAAATTCCTCATTTTTTCTGTGACTTTGGGCCTCTCTTATTGCTTTCCTGCTCTGATGCTCACCTCAATGAGAGTCTAATGATGGCTTTGGCTGGAGTTTTGGGAATCAGTGCACTGCTCTGCATTGTAAGTTCTTATGGTTGTATTTTTTATGCTGTGGCTAAGGTTCCATCAGCACAGGGAAAAAGGAAAGCCTTGGCTACATGCAGTTCCCACCTCTCTGTAGTCCTCCTATTCTATAGCACAGTCTTTGCTACCTACCTGAAACCCCCATCTAGTTCTCGTTCCTCTGGGGAGGTGGTAGCTGCTGTTATGTATACCTTGGTCACTCCCACTCTAAACCCCTTCATTTATAGTCTGAGAAACAAGGATGTTAAGAGTTCATTGAGAAGGATCTTGAACATGGTGAAATCTCAGGACTAA
- the Olfr96 gene encoding olfactory receptor 96: protein MGILSTGNQTVTEFVLLGFHEVPGLHLLFFSVFTILYASIITGNMLIAVVVVSSQRLHTPMYFFLVNLSFIEIVYTSTVVPKMLEGFLQEATISVAGCLLQFFVFGSLATDECFLLAVMAYDRYLAICHPLRYPHLMGPQWCLGLVLTVWLSGFMVDGLVVALMAQLRFCGPNLVDHFYCDFSPLMVLACSDTQVAQVTTFVLSVVFLTVPFGLVLISYAQIVVTVLRVPSGTRRTKAFSTCSSHLAVVSTFYGTLMVLYIVPSAVHSQLLSKVIALLYTVVTPIFNPVIYTLRNQEVQQALRRLLYCKPTEM from the coding sequence ATGGGAATCCTTTCCACAGGAAATCAAACTGTCACTGAGTTTGTACTTCTTGGTTTCCATGAAGTCCCTGGGCTGCACCTCCTGTTTTTTTCTGTGTTCACCATCCTCTATGCCTCCATCATCACAGGGAACATGCTCATtgcagtggtggtggtgagctCCCAGAGGCTTCACACACCCATGTATTTCTTTCTGGTGAATCTGTCCTTCATAGAGATTGTCTATACCTCCACAGTGGTGCCCAAAATGCTGGAAGGCTTCTTACAGGAGGCCACCATATCTGTGGCTGGCTGCTTGCTCCAGTTCTTTGTTTTTGGCTCTCTGGCCACAGATGAGTGTTTTCTGCTGGCTGTGATGGCATATGATCGATATCTCGCAATTTGTCACCCTCTACGATACCCACACCTCATGGGGCCTCAATGGTGCCTGGGGTTGGTGCTCACAGTCTGGCTGTCTGGCTTCATGGTAGATGGACTAGTTGTTGCTCTGATGGCCCAGTTGAGATTCTGTGGCCCCAACTTAGTTGATCACTTTTACTGTGATTTTTCACCTTTGATGGTCCTGGCTTGCTCAGATACCCAAGTGGCCCAGGTGACTACATTTGTTCTCTCTGTGGTCTTCCTGACTGTCCCCTTTGGGCTGGTTCTGATCTCCTATGCTCAGATTGTAGTGACTGTGCTGAGAGTTCCTTCTGGGACCAGAAGAACCAAGGCCTTCTCCACATGCTCCTCTCACCTGGCTGTGGTGTCCACGTTCTATGGAACACTCATGGTATTGTACATTGTGCCCTCTGCTGTTCATTCTCAGCTCCTCTCCAAGGTCATTGCCCTGCTCTACACAGTGGTCACTCCCATCTTCAACCCTGTCATCTACACCTTGAGGAACCAGGAGGTGCAGCAGGCACTAAGAAGGCTTCTCTACTGCAAACCAACTGAAATGTGA